A portion of the Coraliomargarita parva genome contains these proteins:
- a CDS encoding beta-L-arabinofuranosidase domain-containing protein: MWKEDFEEGLPGRLDVINQDVTKELFAAQCCPIVHDGEKPTWWPGEQEAYWHESFIHAAFQVGNPSAVKRITEYVERILLSQSEDGYLGIYDPDSRFLSREDPRYGDKGGEFHTQAHLFLALIAFHEHTKREDVLVAVEKAAQLTIRHYPKGPFGITGEQASIACGNGHSITFIDAMMQLYRLTGNECYLRYVAVMYECYLEYPQRNLDLGRKILEDPIARFVAHGVHTAESFHLPSALKVAGVSGANRLAASAMQKLQWHLTPGGALVSNEMIEERLGNGHALYEYCGQAELIKSLAWIAQYESDTHAAELAARLYLNASLGARLHPLGALQYLSCDDRLEIPDLPQAGAIKEIGLSKHFQLSSIVRPTCCTASSGRPVHYYLSSGWMKQPSGDALALMNFMPCVLETEMDGTELKIEEQTDYPFSDSVRLSVTVSEPKHIPIAVRIPSDGALVVADLPGMETEVKDGLLWLRKVWQSGDVVEISIKFPVKLEKTQDGSAYYLRRGPLTFGLPFETQVSKVSENPNWRNGEASGLYEYAVDVADASKWGSRIDPSETFEVVRLPGDLQHPWTNPVIGLRGKLIDDKGKAFEVTLVPLAAAISRRVTFLDISHAASEAAQTSEDHDVTIGY, encoded by the coding sequence ATGTGGAAAGAGGACTTTGAAGAAGGTCTACCGGGACGCCTGGATGTGATTAATCAGGATGTGACTAAGGAGCTGTTTGCCGCCCAGTGCTGTCCGATTGTCCATGACGGTGAGAAGCCGACTTGGTGGCCGGGGGAACAAGAAGCTTATTGGCACGAGTCATTTATTCATGCTGCTTTTCAGGTCGGTAATCCTTCTGCGGTGAAGCGCATTACGGAGTATGTGGAGAGGATTTTGTTGAGTCAGAGCGAGGACGGCTACCTCGGCATTTATGACCCGGACAGCCGGTTTCTTTCTCGGGAGGACCCTCGTTACGGTGATAAAGGCGGAGAATTTCATACGCAAGCCCACCTCTTCCTTGCCTTGATTGCTTTCCACGAGCACACGAAGCGGGAAGATGTCTTAGTTGCTGTCGAGAAGGCGGCTCAATTGACGATTCGACACTATCCGAAAGGTCCGTTCGGGATTACGGGAGAGCAAGCGTCGATCGCTTGTGGCAATGGTCATAGCATTACTTTCATTGATGCAATGATGCAGCTCTACCGTCTGACCGGAAACGAATGCTATCTTCGTTACGTTGCGGTTATGTATGAATGCTATCTCGAGTATCCACAGCGTAATCTAGATTTGGGGCGCAAGATTCTCGAGGATCCCATTGCCCGTTTTGTGGCACATGGCGTGCACACTGCGGAGTCATTTCACTTGCCCTCCGCCTTGAAAGTAGCGGGTGTTTCGGGCGCGAATCGTTTGGCAGCTTCGGCGATGCAAAAGCTGCAGTGGCACCTGACTCCGGGTGGGGCACTCGTCAGCAATGAGATGATTGAGGAGCGCCTGGGCAATGGGCATGCGCTCTACGAATACTGTGGGCAGGCTGAACTGATCAAATCACTGGCGTGGATTGCTCAATATGAAAGTGATACGCACGCAGCGGAGCTGGCGGCTCGCCTCTACCTCAATGCCTCGCTAGGCGCGCGCCTTCACCCCCTTGGTGCACTTCAGTATCTCTCCTGCGATGACCGGCTTGAGATTCCGGATCTGCCACAAGCGGGCGCCATCAAGGAAATCGGGCTGTCGAAGCATTTCCAACTGAGCTCAATTGTCCGACCCACCTGCTGCACCGCTTCGTCCGGCAGACCCGTGCACTACTACCTTTCGAGCGGGTGGATGAAGCAGCCTTCTGGCGACGCACTCGCGCTTATGAACTTTATGCCATGCGTTTTGGAAACCGAGATGGATGGCACCGAGCTGAAGATCGAGGAGCAGACCGATTATCCATTTTCTGATTCCGTGCGTCTGTCTGTGACGGTTTCTGAACCGAAGCACATTCCAATCGCAGTGCGCATTCCTTCAGATGGGGCACTGGTTGTTGCTGATTTGCCGGGGATGGAGACAGAAGTGAAGGATGGGCTTCTCTGGTTGCGGAAAGTATGGCAGTCCGGCGATGTCGTGGAGATCTCGATCAAATTTCCGGTGAAGCTCGAAAAGACTCAAGATGGGTCGGCTTATTATTTACGTCGCGGGCCGCTGACCTTTGGACTGCCATTCGAGACTCAGGTATCCAAAGTTTCTGAAAACCCGAATTGGCGAAACGGCGAGGCGAGTGGTTTATATGAATATGCCGTTGATGTGGCGGACGCTTCCAAGTGGGGCAGTCGGATCGATCCCAGTGAAACATTTGAAGTGGTTCGCTTGCCCGGGGACTTGCAGCATCCCTGGACGAATCCAGTGATCGGCCTTCGTGGAAAACTAATTGATGACAAGGGCAAAGCGTTTGAAGTGACGCTGGTTCCCCTGGCGGCCGCGATCAGTCGGCGAGTGACCTTCTTGGATATCTCACATGCAGCTTCTGAAGCGGCCCAGACGAGTGAAGATCATGACGTTACCATCGGTTATTGA